The following are from one region of the Chromobacterium phragmitis genome:
- a CDS encoding integration host factor subunit beta: MTKSELIARLSERLAERNSQLVYKDAELAVKTILDAMANNLAQGSRIEIRGFGSFDLNYRPPRVGRNPKSGASVSVPEKYVPHFKAGKELRERVDLSLMEQTQA; this comes from the coding sequence ATGACCAAATCTGAGCTGATCGCGAGGCTGTCCGAGAGACTGGCCGAGCGCAATTCTCAGTTGGTCTACAAAGATGCTGAGTTGGCCGTCAAGACCATTTTGGACGCGATGGCCAACAACCTGGCTCAAGGAAGCCGGATCGAGATTCGCGGTTTCGGTAGCTTCGATCTGAACTACCGTCCGCCGCGCGTCGGCCGCAACCCGAAGTCGGGCGCCAGCGTCTCGGTTCCTGAGAAATACGTGCCTCATTTCAAGGCCGGCAAGGAACTGCGCGAGCGCGTGGACTTGTCCCTTATGGAACAGACCCAGGCCTGA
- a CDS encoding pyrophosphohydrolase domain-containing protein produces the protein MSDLFQMRRDFMRRFDIPSPTHPEFQPEQLAMWQTMLDEELDELRQALADYRALPAQPPEQQLRSRAELTAEAVDVLNVVCGLLLSQGLPLEAMCDAIHDANLRKCVDGRVVRRADGKVLKPEGWQPADKQGVIRQALA, from the coding sequence ATGAGCGATCTGTTCCAGATGCGCCGCGATTTCATGCGGCGCTTCGACATCCCCTCCCCCACCCATCCGGAATTCCAGCCAGAACAGCTGGCGATGTGGCAGACCATGCTGGACGAAGAGCTGGACGAACTGCGGCAGGCGCTGGCCGATTACCGCGCGCTGCCGGCGCAGCCTCCCGAACAACAGCTGCGCAGCCGCGCCGAACTGACCGCGGAAGCGGTGGACGTGCTCAATGTGGTATGCGGCCTGTTGCTGTCACAGGGCCTGCCGCTGGAAGCGATGTGCGACGCGATACATGACGCCAATCTGCGCAAGTGCGTGGACGGCCGCGTGGTGCGCCGCGCCGACGGCAAGGTGCTGAAGCCGGAAGGCTGGCAGCCGGCGGACAAACAGGGGGTGATCCGCCAGGCCTTGGCGTAA
- a CDS encoding LapA family protein, with protein sequence MRYLLRIVELALLLLLVAVTVQNSHSVEFKLFFGQSWSAPFIVFLLLFFVVGAAVGLLATFSFYLRTRRELSQLKKELRNRPPAGKVVNDPSDAVAD encoded by the coding sequence ATGCGATATTTGTTGCGTATCGTCGAATTGGCCCTGCTGCTGCTGTTGGTGGCCGTCACCGTGCAGAACAGCCACTCGGTCGAATTCAAACTGTTTTTCGGCCAGTCCTGGTCGGCGCCGTTCATTGTTTTTCTGTTGCTGTTCTTCGTCGTCGGCGCCGCCGTCGGTCTGCTGGCCACTTTCAGTTTCTACCTGAGAACCCGCCGCGAACTGTCGCAGCTGAAGAAAGAGCTGCGCAACCGTCCGCCAGCCGGCAAGGTGGTCAACGATCCCAGCGACGCCGTCGCCGATTGA
- the pyrF gene encoding orotidine-5'-phosphate decarboxylase encodes MNPLIAESGSLETSPVVVALDFADAAGALAFASRLDPAECRLKVGKELFTSSGRHLVESLAARGFQVFLDMKFHDIPNTVAQACKAAAESGVWMVNVHASGGRRMMEAAREALAAYSQRPLLIAVTVLTSMEAADLAEVGIDVPPQEHVLRLATLTRDCGLDGVVCSAQEASMLKQALGGDFKLVTPGIRLADSAGDDQRRVMTPTAALAAGADYLVIGRPITRAEDPLAALRAINQDISAFLGKQS; translated from the coding sequence ATGAATCCTTTGATCGCAGAGAGCGGAAGCCTGGAGACGTCGCCAGTGGTGGTGGCGCTGGACTTCGCCGACGCGGCCGGCGCGCTGGCGTTCGCCAGCCGGCTGGATCCGGCCGAGTGCCGGCTGAAAGTGGGCAAGGAGTTGTTCACCTCCAGCGGCCGCCATCTGGTGGAGTCGCTGGCCGCGCGCGGCTTCCAGGTATTCCTGGACATGAAATTCCACGATATTCCCAATACCGTCGCCCAGGCGTGCAAGGCCGCTGCCGAGTCCGGCGTATGGATGGTCAATGTGCACGCCTCCGGCGGCCGCCGGATGATGGAGGCCGCGCGCGAGGCGCTGGCCGCTTACAGCCAGCGTCCGCTGCTGATCGCGGTGACGGTGCTCACCAGCATGGAAGCGGCGGATCTGGCCGAGGTCGGCATCGATGTCCCGCCACAGGAGCACGTGTTGCGCCTGGCCACGCTGACACGCGATTGCGGCCTGGATGGCGTGGTGTGCTCGGCGCAGGAGGCTTCCATGCTGAAGCAGGCGCTGGGCGGCGATTTCAAGCTGGTGACGCCCGGCATCCGCCTGGCCGACAGCGCCGGCGACGATCAGCGCCGCGTGATGACGCCGACCGCCGCATTGGCCGCCGGCGCCGATTATCTGGTGATCGGCCGGCCGATCACCCGCGCCGAGGATCCGCTGGCCGCGCTGCGCGCCATCAATCAAGACATTTCCGCATTTCTGGGTAAACAATCATGA
- a CDS encoding LacI family DNA-binding transcriptional regulator has product MTTSIKDVAQLAGVSVATVSRVLGNGPVSAALRAKVEAAVAQSGYRPNLSARRLRSQHTHTIGLIVSDIRNPFFTAVSRAVEDVAYQSGMRVILCNTDENPDKEAMYLRLMQEERVSGVIFAATRATAEALDVAGLGFPVVMIDRAGPSARCDAVLLDNRAAAAQLVEHLLGAGYRRIGGLFGNTSSTGAERHAGFVEAMAAAGLSAAARFVAPSAEAARAEAAGWLREADAPEALIASNGLLLLGAVKAVREAGVAVPGQLALAGFDNDSWTELADPGMTVIEQPVDEIGRAAMEMLLERLQQPDRPLRKVVLAGRLVARGSSRARR; this is encoded by the coding sequence ATGACTACCAGCATTAAGGATGTCGCGCAGTTGGCCGGCGTCTCGGTGGCCACCGTGTCGCGCGTGTTGGGCAACGGCCCGGTCAGCGCCGCGCTGCGCGCCAAGGTGGAGGCCGCCGTCGCCCAGAGCGGCTACCGGCCCAATTTGTCGGCGCGGCGGCTGCGTTCCCAGCACACGCACACCATAGGCCTGATCGTGTCCGACATCCGCAATCCCTTCTTCACCGCGGTGAGCCGGGCGGTGGAGGATGTCGCCTACCAGTCCGGCATGCGGGTGATTCTGTGCAATACCGATGAAAACCCGGACAAGGAGGCGATGTATCTGCGGCTGATGCAGGAGGAGAGGGTGAGCGGGGTGATCTTCGCCGCCACCCGCGCCACCGCGGAAGCGCTGGACGTCGCCGGGCTGGGTTTTCCTGTGGTGATGATAGACCGCGCCGGGCCATCCGCCCGCTGCGACGCGGTGCTGTTGGACAACCGGGCGGCGGCGGCGCAACTGGTGGAGCATTTGCTTGGCGCCGGTTATCGCCGGATAGGCGGGTTGTTCGGCAATACCAGCAGCACCGGGGCGGAGCGCCACGCGGGCTTTGTCGAGGCCATGGCGGCGGCCGGTTTATCGGCGGCGGCGCGCTTCGTCGCGCCCAGCGCGGAGGCGGCGCGGGCGGAGGCGGCGGGGTGGCTGCGGGAGGCGGACGCGCCGGAGGCGCTGATCGCCAGCAACGGCTTGCTGTTGTTGGGCGCGGTGAAGGCGGTGCGGGAGGCGGGCGTCGCGGTGCCGGGCCAGCTGGCGCTGGCCGGGTTCGACAACGACAGCTGGACCGAGCTGGCCGACCCCGGCATGACGGTGATCGAGCAACCTGTGGACGAGATAGGCCGCGCGGCGATGGAGATGCTGCTGGAGCGGCTGCAGCAGCCGGATCGGCCGCTGCGCAAAGTGGTGCTGGCGGGCCGCCTGGTCGCGCGCGGCTCCAGCCGGGCCCGGCGCTGA
- the aroA gene encoding 3-phosphoshikimate 1-carboxyvinyltransferase, protein MEQLHLPPCPRLAGAVKLPGSKSISNRTLLLAALSGGSTLVRDLLDSDDIRHMLSALKLLGVKVEQQGDSRDFRVQGCGGAFPVKNADLFLGNAGTAFRPLTAALALMGGDYQLSGVPRMHERPIGDLVEALNAAGARIEYLGQPGFPPLSISPADVRCAGPIRVKGNVSSQFLTALLMALPLTGETSEIEVVGDLISKPYIEITLNLMARFGVRVERDGWQRFTIPGGQHYISPGEVYVEGDASSASYFLAAGALAGGPVRVEGVGEASIQGDVRFAEALELMGATVRRGDNWIEARAEGRLKAIDLDCNHIPDAAMTLAVAALAADGATTLRNIASWRVKETDRLSAMATELRKVGAIVEEGPDYIRVTPPSTLTPNAEIDTYDDHRMAMCFSLVSLLGAPVVINDPKCVAKTFPDYFQALAALQAQ, encoded by the coding sequence ATGGAACAACTGCATCTCCCCCCCTGCCCTCGCCTCGCCGGCGCCGTCAAGCTGCCCGGCTCCAAGAGCATTTCCAATCGCACCCTGCTGCTGGCGGCGCTGTCCGGCGGCAGCACCCTGGTCCGCGACCTGCTGGATTCCGACGATATCCGCCACATGCTGAGCGCGTTGAAGTTGCTGGGCGTCAAGGTGGAACAGCAGGGCGACAGCCGCGACTTCCGCGTACAGGGCTGCGGCGGCGCGTTTCCAGTCAAGAACGCAGACTTGTTCCTCGGCAACGCCGGCACCGCCTTCCGCCCGCTGACCGCGGCGCTGGCGCTGATGGGCGGCGATTACCAGCTGTCCGGCGTGCCGCGCATGCACGAACGCCCGATCGGCGACCTGGTCGAGGCGCTGAACGCCGCCGGCGCGCGCATCGAGTACTTAGGCCAGCCCGGCTTTCCGCCGCTGTCCATCTCCCCGGCCGACGTGCGCTGCGCCGGCCCCATCCGGGTGAAGGGCAATGTCTCCAGCCAGTTTCTCACCGCCCTCCTGATGGCGCTGCCGCTGACCGGCGAGACATCCGAGATCGAGGTGGTGGGCGATCTGATTTCCAAGCCCTATATCGAAATCACGCTCAATCTGATGGCGCGATTCGGCGTGCGCGTCGAACGCGACGGCTGGCAGCGCTTCACCATCCCCGGCGGCCAGCACTACATCTCGCCGGGAGAGGTCTATGTCGAAGGCGACGCCTCCAGCGCGTCCTACTTCCTGGCGGCCGGCGCGCTGGCCGGCGGACCGGTGCGGGTGGAAGGGGTGGGCGAGGCCAGCATCCAGGGCGACGTGCGCTTCGCCGAGGCGCTGGAATTGATGGGCGCGACGGTGCGCCGCGGCGACAACTGGATCGAGGCCCGCGCCGAAGGCAGGCTCAAGGCGATCGACCTGGACTGTAACCACATCCCGGACGCGGCGATGACGCTGGCCGTGGCCGCGTTGGCCGCCGACGGCGCCACCACGCTGCGCAACATCGCCAGCTGGCGGGTGAAGGAAACCGACCGTCTGTCGGCGATGGCGACCGAGCTGCGCAAAGTGGGCGCGATCGTGGAGGAAGGACCGGACTACATCCGCGTCACCCCCCCGTCGACGCTGACGCCCAACGCCGAAATCGACACCTACGACGACCACCGCATGGCCATGTGCTTCTCGCTGGTTTCGCTGCTGGGCGCGCCGGTGGTGATCAACGACCCCAAATGCGTGGCCAAAACCTTCCCGGACTATTTCCAGGCGCTGGCCGCGCTGCAGGCGCAATAA
- the ptsP gene encoding phosphoenolpyruvate--protein phosphotransferase encodes MSDALLNPQLIRLGCQPASKEAAIREAGRMLADAGCISPDYIDSLLRREAVANTYLGNGIAIPHGMVEDRALVLRTGVAILQIPDGLEWNPGQRTHLLCAIAARSDDHLVMLRQLTRLLQDESRLLPLFLTQDSADLIAALEQQSESLPPDAEARDLEHAEEWRLDYPNGLHARPAALWVDAARRSPAQLQVRHGGQNADAKNLIALLQLGLRQGDLISVSGRGPQAEDGVRQLVKAMREASLAEQTAAAIAAQRAAAQRPRAGWQPVGAPISLPGIAASPGIAIGTARILAGEALQVPDRPISLAEGGDRLHEALAATRLQLARLAETTQASLGAGEAGIFRAQAELLNDTDLITLSCQLMVAGHGVEWAWHQAVERLAEKISALGNPLLAARAADLRDVGRRVLFQLDPALQGHAPADFGPDTILLAPDLAPSDTAALDLSRVKGLATAHGGPTAHTAILARTLGLPAVVAAGAALLDVADGSPAILDGDAGRLYLNPSDADLESARAWQQHQREDQQKQQAERQLPGQTADGARIEIAANINRPDQAAAALEAGAEGVGLMRTEFLFLERDAAPDEEEQLKTYLAMQQALQGKPLIVRALDIGGDKQVPYLNLPHEDNPFLGMRGARLLLARRELLEPQLRALYRAAKAGRPLSIMFPMISSLKEITRLKGLCESVRKELGAPAVPIGIMVEVPAAALLADQLAPYVDFFSIGTNDLTQYALAMDRQHPELAAEADSLHPAVLRLIRQTVQGAAAHQRWVGVCGGIAGDPQGAAVLAGLGVNELSMSPHDIASVKAMLRRHSRAKLQGLAEQALACDSADEVRQLLEDLA; translated from the coding sequence GTGTCCGACGCCCTGCTCAATCCGCAACTGATACGCCTGGGCTGCCAGCCCGCCAGCAAGGAGGCCGCCATCCGCGAAGCCGGCCGCATGCTGGCCGACGCCGGCTGCATATCCCCCGACTACATAGACAGCCTGCTGCGCCGCGAGGCGGTGGCCAACACCTACCTGGGCAACGGCATCGCCATTCCCCACGGCATGGTGGAAGACCGCGCGCTGGTGCTGCGCACCGGCGTCGCCATCCTGCAGATTCCGGACGGGCTCGAATGGAATCCGGGCCAGCGCACCCACCTGCTGTGCGCGATCGCGGCTCGCTCCGACGACCATCTGGTAATGCTGCGCCAACTGACCCGCCTGCTGCAGGACGAGTCCAGGCTGCTGCCGCTGTTCCTCACCCAGGACAGCGCCGACCTGATCGCCGCGCTGGAGCAGCAAAGCGAAAGCCTGCCGCCGGACGCCGAAGCGCGAGACCTCGAGCACGCCGAGGAGTGGCGGCTGGATTATCCCAACGGCCTGCACGCGCGCCCCGCCGCGCTCTGGGTGGACGCCGCGCGGCGCAGCCCGGCGCAGCTGCAAGTTCGCCACGGCGGCCAGAACGCCGACGCCAAGAACCTGATCGCGCTGCTGCAACTCGGCCTGCGCCAGGGCGACCTCATCTCCGTGTCCGGCCGCGGACCGCAGGCCGAAGACGGCGTGCGCCAGCTCGTCAAGGCCATGCGCGAGGCCAGCCTGGCCGAGCAGACCGCCGCCGCCATCGCCGCCCAGCGCGCCGCGGCCCAGCGGCCTCGCGCCGGTTGGCAACCCGTCGGCGCGCCGATTTCCCTCCCCGGCATCGCCGCCAGCCCCGGCATCGCCATCGGCACCGCGCGCATCCTCGCCGGCGAGGCGCTGCAAGTGCCGGACCGACCGATCAGCCTGGCCGAAGGCGGCGACCGCCTGCACGAAGCGCTGGCCGCCACCCGGCTGCAGCTCGCCCGGCTGGCCGAAACCACCCAGGCCTCGCTCGGCGCCGGAGAAGCCGGCATCTTCCGCGCCCAGGCGGAACTCTTGAACGACACAGACCTGATCACCCTCAGCTGCCAGTTGATGGTGGCCGGCCACGGCGTGGAGTGGGCCTGGCACCAGGCGGTGGAACGGCTGGCGGAAAAAATCTCCGCGCTGGGCAACCCGCTGCTGGCCGCCCGCGCCGCCGACCTGCGCGATGTCGGCCGCCGCGTCTTGTTCCAGCTTGATCCGGCGCTGCAAGGCCATGCGCCGGCCGACTTCGGCCCGGATACCATATTGCTGGCGCCAGACCTCGCGCCATCCGACACCGCCGCGCTGGACCTGTCCCGCGTCAAGGGTCTGGCCACCGCCCACGGCGGCCCCACCGCCCATACCGCCATCCTGGCGCGCACGCTGGGCCTGCCGGCCGTAGTGGCGGCCGGAGCCGCCCTGCTGGACGTGGCCGACGGCAGCCCGGCCATCCTGGACGGCGACGCCGGCCGGCTGTACCTGAACCCCAGCGACGCGGATCTGGAATCCGCCCGCGCCTGGCAGCAACACCAGCGGGAAGACCAGCAGAAGCAGCAGGCGGAGCGCCAGCTGCCGGGCCAGACCGCCGACGGCGCGCGCATCGAGATCGCCGCCAACATCAATCGCCCCGACCAGGCCGCCGCCGCGCTGGAGGCCGGCGCCGAGGGCGTGGGCCTGATGCGCACCGAATTCCTGTTCCTGGAGCGTGACGCCGCGCCGGACGAAGAGGAGCAGCTGAAAACCTATCTGGCGATGCAGCAGGCGCTGCAAGGCAAGCCGCTGATCGTCCGCGCGCTGGACATCGGCGGCGACAAGCAGGTGCCCTACCTGAACCTGCCGCATGAGGACAACCCCTTCCTCGGCATGCGCGGCGCGCGGCTGTTGCTCGCCCGCCGCGAACTGCTGGAGCCGCAGCTGCGCGCGCTTTATCGCGCCGCCAAGGCCGGCAGGCCCCTGTCCATCATGTTCCCGATGATCAGCTCGCTGAAGGAGATCACCCGGCTCAAAGGCCTGTGCGAAAGCGTGCGCAAGGAGCTGGGCGCGCCCGCCGTGCCGATCGGCATCATGGTGGAAGTGCCCGCCGCCGCGCTGCTGGCCGACCAACTCGCCCCTTATGTCGATTTCTTCTCCATCGGCACCAATGACCTGACCCAGTACGCGCTGGCCATGGACCGCCAGCACCCCGAGCTGGCAGCCGAGGCCGACAGCCTGCACCCGGCCGTATTGCGGCTGATCCGGCAGACCGTGCAGGGCGCGGCGGCGCACCAGCGCTGGGTGGGCGTGTGCGGCGGCATCGCCGGCGACCCGCAAGGCGCGGCGGTGCTGGCCGGCCTCGGCGTCAACGAGCTGTCGATGAGCCCGCACGACATCGCGTCGGTGAAAGCCATGCTGCGCCGCCACAGCCGCGCCAAGCTGCAAGGCCTGGCAGAACAAGCGCTGGCCTGCGACAGCGCCGACGAAGTGCGGCAACTGCTGGAGGACCTGGCATGA
- the cmk gene encoding (d)CMP kinase codes for MTVPVITIDGPSASGKGTVAALVAARLDFHYLDSGSLYRLLALFARRRGIGWDDEPALAEAAAALPVEFSDGAVWLEGNDASADIRAEEIGIGASKVGALPTVRAALLQRQRDFRARPGLVTDGRDMGSVVFPDATLKVFLTASAEERASRRHKQLIGKGESANLAQIMQDIIDRDARDAARPVAPLRQEPDAFLLDTTELTIDQAVDKVLVWFEEKQVSGR; via the coding sequence ATGACAGTACCGGTGATTACCATCGACGGCCCTTCGGCCTCGGGCAAGGGCACGGTGGCGGCCTTGGTGGCCGCGCGCCTGGATTTCCATTATCTGGACTCGGGCTCGCTGTACCGCCTGCTGGCGCTGTTCGCGCGCCGCCGCGGCATAGGCTGGGACGATGAGCCGGCGTTGGCTGAGGCCGCCGCCGCCTTGCCGGTGGAGTTCTCCGACGGCGCGGTGTGGCTGGAAGGCAACGACGCCAGCGCGGACATCCGCGCCGAGGAAATCGGCATCGGCGCGTCCAAGGTGGGCGCGCTGCCGACGGTGCGCGCCGCGCTATTGCAGCGCCAGCGCGATTTTCGCGCGCGTCCGGGCCTGGTGACCGATGGCCGGGACATGGGGTCGGTGGTGTTTCCGGACGCCACGCTGAAGGTATTTCTGACCGCCAGCGCCGAGGAAAGAGCGTCCCGCCGTCATAAGCAGTTGATCGGCAAGGGGGAATCTGCTAACCTCGCTCAGATTATGCAGGACATTATCGATCGGGACGCGCGCGATGCCGCCCGGCCGGTAGCGCCGCTGCGCCAGGAGCCGGACGCCTTTTTGCTCGATACCACGGAGCTGACCATAGACCAGGCGGTCGACAAGGTCCTCGTGTGGTTTGAGGAAAAACAGGTTTCCGGCCGTTGA
- the lapB gene encoding lipopolysaccharide assembly protein LapB has product MQLELDLWWLLLFPAFFGLGWFAARVDMRAVLKQAKAVPISYFRGLDALVDDKTDVAAQALAEVARQQGSALELQHILGKLYRKRGENDRAIRLHQQMLDSSDLPSEQRDLVRNELAQDFRKAGLVDRAEEILLKLLDGNMSLAARRQLLDIYQQDRDWKKAIDTARELRSDAHSFQHEVAQFYCELAQGELYQSHHELARQYVAEAILANRKCVRASLILGDIEFAEGNVDAAIAAWQGIEKQNYEYLAMAAERLCDAYEKLGRPLEGIALLRGYQRTFPQLELTDLLYQKIATYDGEAKALEGVREAVHARPSLAGVYRMIEAQMDELSPEGRMDAEVARALILKHSQRLSVHRCKCCNFRSRAFFWHCPACGEWESFTANRSET; this is encoded by the coding sequence TTGCAGTTGGAACTTGATTTGTGGTGGCTGCTGCTGTTTCCAGCCTTTTTCGGATTGGGCTGGTTCGCCGCCCGGGTGGACATGCGCGCCGTGCTGAAGCAAGCGAAGGCGGTGCCGATTTCCTATTTTCGTGGCCTGGACGCGCTGGTGGACGACAAGACCGACGTCGCGGCGCAGGCGCTGGCCGAAGTGGCGCGCCAACAGGGCTCGGCGCTGGAGTTGCAGCACATTCTGGGCAAGCTGTACCGCAAGCGCGGCGAGAACGACCGCGCCATCCGCCTGCACCAGCAGATGCTGGATTCGTCCGACTTGCCCAGCGAGCAGCGCGACCTGGTTCGCAATGAACTGGCGCAGGACTTCCGCAAGGCGGGCCTGGTGGATCGCGCCGAGGAAATCCTGCTGAAGCTGCTGGACGGCAATATGAGCCTGGCCGCGCGCCGGCAGTTGCTGGACATTTACCAGCAGGACCGCGACTGGAAGAAGGCGATAGATACCGCGCGCGAACTGCGCAGCGACGCGCATTCTTTCCAGCATGAGGTGGCGCAGTTCTATTGCGAACTCGCGCAGGGCGAGCTGTACCAGTCCCATCACGAGCTGGCGCGGCAATACGTGGCCGAAGCCATTCTGGCCAACCGCAAGTGCGTGCGCGCCAGTTTGATTCTTGGCGACATCGAGTTCGCCGAAGGCAATGTCGATGCCGCGATCGCCGCCTGGCAGGGCATCGAGAAGCAGAATTACGAATACTTGGCGATGGCGGCCGAGCGCCTGTGCGACGCCTACGAGAAGTTGGGGCGTCCGCTGGAGGGCATCGCGCTGCTGCGCGGCTACCAACGCACTTTCCCGCAGCTGGAGCTGACCGATCTCCTGTACCAGAAGATCGCCACTTACGATGGCGAGGCCAAGGCGCTGGAAGGCGTGCGCGAAGCGGTGCATGCCCGCCCCAGCCTGGCCGGCGTGTACCGGATGATAGAGGCGCAGATGGACGAACTGTCGCCGGAAGGGCGGATGGATGCCGAGGTGGCGCGCGCGCTGATCCTCAAGCATTCACAGCGTTTGAGCGTGCACCGTTGCAAGTGCTGCAATTTCCGTTCCCGGGCTTTCTTCTGGCACTGTCCAGCGTGCGGCGAGTGGGAGAGCTTCACCGCCAATCGTTCGGAAACCTGA
- a CDS encoding cytochrome b, protein MLRNTSRSYGQIARALHWLCALAVIAALVVIELKGNFPKGSATRGNLSFVHIQAGLIVLLLVLPRIAWRLSNPQPEISPKPSRLSVLLAHAGHWALYALMLALPLLGIAFIQAKGGQVALLGLPIPAFMPNDPALGKELKSIHELLGNVLLWLSILHAAAAAGHHLLLKDDTLTRMTGPMR, encoded by the coding sequence ATGTTGCGCAACACTTCGCGCAGTTACGGCCAAATCGCCCGCGCCCTGCACTGGCTGTGCGCGCTGGCAGTGATCGCCGCCCTGGTCGTCATCGAGCTGAAAGGCAACTTCCCCAAAGGCAGCGCCACCCGCGGCAACTTGAGCTTCGTCCATATCCAGGCCGGGCTGATCGTGCTGCTGCTGGTGCTGCCGCGAATAGCCTGGCGGCTGAGCAATCCGCAACCGGAGATTTCCCCCAAACCCAGCCGCCTCTCAGTCCTGCTGGCCCACGCCGGCCACTGGGCGCTGTACGCGCTGATGCTGGCGCTGCCGCTGCTGGGCATCGCCTTCATTCAGGCCAAAGGCGGCCAGGTCGCCCTGCTCGGCCTGCCCATCCCCGCCTTCATGCCCAATGATCCCGCGCTGGGCAAGGAGCTGAAAAGCATCCATGAACTGCTGGGCAATGTGCTGCTGTGGCTGAGCATCCTGCATGCCGCCGCCGCGGCGGGGCATCACCTGCTCCTCAAGGACGACACCCTCACCCGCATGACCGGCCCGATGCGCTGA
- the rpsA gene encoding 30S ribosomal protein S1 has product MTTLSMENFAQLFEESLTLHDMRVGEVITAEVVAVDSNFVTVNAGLKSESLIPAEEFKNDQGVVEVAIGDFVTVAIDALENGFGETKLSREKAKRMAAWVELEEALEAGTILSGMISGKVKGGLTVMVNGIRAFLPGSLVDVRPVKDTTPYENKQIEFKVIKLDRKRNNVVVSRRSVLEETLGEERKALLETLKEGAVIKGIVKNITDYGAFVDLGGIDGLLHITDLAWRRVKHPSEVLAVGDEVEAKVLKFDQEKNRVSLGLKQLGEDPWVGLSRRYPSGTRLFGKVTNLTDYGAFVEIEQGIEGLVHVSEMDWTNKNVHPSKVVQVGDEVEVMILEIDEDRRRISLGMKQCLANPWNEFADNFHKGDKLKGAIKSITDFGVFVGLPGGIDGLVHLSDLSWNEAGEEAVRKFKKGDEVEAVVLSIDVEKERISLGIKQLEGDPFNNFVAMNDKGALVKGTVKSVDAKGAVIALDADVEGYLRASELSRDRVEDARSILKDGDAVEAVIVAVDRKSRNISLSIKAKDAQEDNAALKSLAVDSASAGTTNLGALLKAKLSGSNE; this is encoded by the coding sequence ATGACTACCCTCTCCATGGAAAACTTCGCTCAACTGTTCGAGGAAAGCCTCACCCTGCACGATATGCGCGTGGGCGAAGTGATCACTGCTGAAGTCGTGGCAGTTGATTCCAACTTTGTAACCGTGAACGCAGGCCTCAAGTCCGAGTCCCTGATTCCGGCTGAAGAATTCAAGAACGACCAAGGCGTCGTTGAAGTCGCCATCGGCGACTTCGTTACCGTCGCGATCGACGCGCTGGAAAACGGTTTCGGCGAAACCAAGCTGTCCCGCGAAAAAGCCAAGCGCATGGCCGCTTGGGTTGAGCTGGAAGAAGCGCTGGAAGCCGGCACCATCCTGTCCGGCATGATCAGCGGCAAGGTGAAGGGCGGCCTGACCGTCATGGTCAACGGCATCCGCGCCTTCCTGCCGGGCTCTCTGGTTGACGTGCGTCCGGTGAAAGACACCACCCCGTACGAAAACAAGCAGATCGAGTTCAAGGTCATCAAGCTGGATCGCAAGCGCAACAACGTCGTGGTTTCCCGCCGCTCCGTGCTGGAAGAAACCCTGGGCGAAGAGCGCAAGGCTCTGCTGGAAACCCTGAAAGAGGGCGCAGTCATCAAGGGTATCGTCAAGAACATCACCGACTACGGTGCGTTCGTTGACCTGGGCGGCATCGATGGCCTGCTGCACATCACCGACCTGGCATGGCGCCGCGTGAAGCACCCGTCCGAAGTTCTGGCCGTGGGCGACGAAGTGGAAGCCAAGGTACTGAAGTTCGACCAAGAGAAGAACCGCGTATCCCTGGGTCTGAAGCAACTGGGCGAAGATCCGTGGGTGGGTCTGTCCCGCCGCTACCCGTCCGGCACCCGCCTGTTCGGCAAGGTGACCAACCTGACCGACTACGGCGCGTTCGTGGAAATCGAACAAGGCATCGAAGGCCTGGTGCACGTGTCCGAAATGGACTGGACCAACAAGAACGTACACCCGTCCAAGGTGGTTCAAGTTGGCGACGAAGTGGAAGTCATGATCCTGGAAATCGACGAAGACCGTCGTCGCATCTCCTTGGGCATGAAGCAGTGTCTGGCCAACCCGTGGAACGAGTTTGCCGACAACTTCCACAAGGGCGACAAGCTGAAGGGCGCGATCAAGTCCATCACCGACTTCGGCGTGTTCGTTGGCCTGCCGGGCGGCATCGACGGCCTGGTTCACCTGTCCGACCTGTCCTGGAACGAAGCTGGCGAAGAAGCCGTGCGCAAGTTCAAGAAGGGCGACGAGGTTGAAGCTGTTGTTCTGTCCATCGACGTGGAAAAAGAACGCATCTCCCTGGGCATCAAGCAGCTGGAAGGCGACCCGTTCAACAACTTCGTTGCCATGAACGACAAGGGCGCTCTGGTGAAGGGTACCGTCAAGTCCGTTGACGCCAAGGGCGCGGTCATCGCTCTGGACGCCGATGTTGAAGGCTACCTGCGCGCTTCCGAACTGTCCCGCGACCGCGTGGAAGACGCTCGCTCCATCCTGAAGGATGGCGATGCCGTCGAGGCTGTGATCGTTGCCGTGGACCGCAAGTCCCGCAACATCAGCCTGTCCATCAAGGCTAAGGACGCTCAAGAAGATAACGCCGCTCTGAAGAGCCTGGCCGTTGACAGCGCTTCCGCCGGCACCACCAACCTGGGTGCCCTGCTGAAGGCTAAACTGTCCGGTTCCAACGAGTAA